AAAGCGCTTCTAGAAATCTACGAACGCTTACGTCCTGGCGAGCCTCCGACTGTCGATAACGCCAAAAGCTTACTTGATTCTCGCTTTTTTGATCCAAAGCGTTATGATCTTGCGAACGTAGGACGTTACAAGATTAACAAGAAGCTTCATATTAAAAACCGTCTATTCAATCAACGTCTTGCGGAAACGCTTGTTGATCCTGAAACAGGCGAAGTGATTGCAGAAGAAGGCGCGATCCTTGATCGTCGTCTACTTGACAGAATCCTTCCTGCTCTAGAGACTAACGTTGGATTTAAAGACGTTGAGCCTCACGGTGGAGTAATTGAAGATGAGTCTATCGGTCTGCAATCCATTAAGGTGTACGCACCTGATGATCCAGAAGGGGAAAGAGTCATTAATGTAATTGGTAATGGTGGAGTTGAAACAGGCGTGAAGAATATCACACCTGGCGACATCATTTCTTCTATTAACTATTTCTTTAACCTTCTACATCAAGTAGGTAACACAGATGACATTGATCACCTTGGTAACCGTCGTCTTCGTTCTGTAGGTGAACTACTTCAGAACCAATTCCGTATCGGTTTATCTCGTATGGAACGTGTCGTTCGTGAACGTATGTCTATTCAGGATACGAACGTTATTACGCCTCAGGCGCTTATCAACATTCGTCCTGTTATCGCTTCTATTAAAGAATTCTTTGGTAGCTCTCAGTTGTCCCAGTTTATGGATCAGACAAACCCGCTAGCTGAGTTAACTCACAAGCGTCGTTTATCTGCTCTAGGACCTGGTGGTTTAACACGTGAGCGTGCTGGCTTTGAAGTTCGTGACGTACATTACTCCCACTATGGCAGAATGTGTCCGATCGAAACGCCAGAGGGACCAAACATCGGACTTATTAACTCATTGTCTTCTTATGCGAGAGTTAATAAATTTGGCTTCATTGAAACGCCATACCGCAGAGTAGATCCTGAAACAGGCAAAGTGACGGAGTTTATTGACTACCTAACTGCTGATGAACAGGATAATTACGTTGTGGCACAGGCAAATGCAAAGCTACACGATGATGGTTCATTCCAAGATGAAGATATTGTTGCTCGTTTCCGTAGCGAAAACATTATCATCGCTCGTGAAAAAATTGATTACATGGACGTATCACCGAAACAGGTAGTTTCGGCCGCAACGGCTTGTATTCCGTTCCTTGAGAACGATGACTCCAACCGTGCGCTTATGGGTGCGAACATGCAGCGTCAAGCTGTACCTTTGATGGTTCCTGAAGCACCAATTGTCGGAACAGGTATGGAGCATGTTAACGGAAAAGATTCCGGTGCTGCTGTTATTTGTAAGCATGACGGTCTTGTCGAGTTTGCATCTGCTGCAGAAATTCATGTTCGTCGTATCTCCGTCATTGATGGACAGGAAGTAAAAGGCGATCTTGATCGTTACAAATTGCTTAAATTCATTCGTTCCAACCAGGGAACGTGCTATAACCAAAAGCCTATTGTTGTTGAAGGCGATCGCGTTGTAAAAGGAGAAATCCTTGGCGACGGACCTTCAATGGAAAAAGGTGAAATGGCCCTTGGGCGTAACGTCCTAGTCGGATTTATGACATGGGAAGGTTACAACTATGAGGATGCTATTATTATGAGCGAACGTCTTGTAAAAGATGACGTTTATACCTCAATTCACATCGAAGAGTACGAATCAGAAGCTCGCGATACAAAGTTAGGACCTGAAGAAATTACTCGTGACATTCCGAACGTTGGGGAAGACGCATTGCGTAACCTTGATGAACGCGGAATTATTCGCATGGGTGCTGAAGTGAAAGACGGAGATATCCTCGTTGGTAAAGTTACTCCTAAAGGTGTAACAGAGCTAACTGCTGAAGAACGTCTACTTCATGCAATCTTTGGAGAAAAAGCTCGTGAAGTTCGTGATACTTCTCTACGTGTACCACACGGCGGAGATGGTATTGTACTTGATGTGAAGATCTTTAACCGTGAAGACGGCGATGAGCTTCCTCCGGGAGTAAATCAACTTGTTCGTGTTTATATTGTGCAGAAGCGTAAGATTCATGAAGGAGATAAAATGGCGGGACGTCATGGTAACAAAGGTGTAATCTCTAGGATTCTTCCTGAAGAAGATATGCCATACTTGCCAGATGGAACTCCGATCGATATCATGTTGAACCCTCTAGGTGTTCCTTCTCGTATGAACATTGGACAGGTACTAGAGTTGCATATCGGTATGGCTGCACGTGCACTTGGAATTCACGTAGCAACACCGGTATTTGATGGAGCTCGTGAAGAAGACGTATGGGAAACACTAGAAGAAGCAGGAATGCCACGTGATGGTAAAACTGTTCTTTACGATGGTCGCACAGGCGAACCATTTGACAACCGCATTTCTGTCGGTGTCATGTATATGATCAAACTTGCTCACATGGTCGATGACAAGCTTCACGCACGTTCTACTGGACCATATTCACTTGTTACGCAGCAACCGCTTGGTGGTAAAGCACAATTCGGTGGACAGCGTTTCGGTGAGATGGAAGTATGGGCACTCGAAGCATATGGTGCTGCATATACCCTTCAAGAGATTTTGACTGTGAAGTCGGATGATGTTGTTGGACGTGTTAAGACTTACGAAGCAATCGTAAAAGGCGAAAATGTTCCTGAGCCTGGTATTCCAGAATCGTTTAAAGTTCTAATCAAAGAATTGCAGTCGCTTGGTATGGATGTCAAAATGCTAGCAAGTGATGAGCAAGAAATTGAAATGAAAGAGTTAGACGATGAAGAAGACCAATCCAGTGAGAAATTAAACTTGAATGTTGGGTCAAATCAGGCGAGTGAGTAAGGGTTAAACCTGAATTCTAAAGGGAGGTAGGCCCCTTGATAGATGTCAATAAATTTGAGTATATGAAAATCGGTCTGGCGTCACCGGCTAAAATCCGCTCTTGGTCAAGAGGAGAAGTTAAGAAGCCAGAAACCATTAACTACCGTACCTTGAAGCCAGAGAAAGATGGTCTTTTCTGTGAGCGAATCTTTGGACCCACAAAAGACTGGGAATGTCATTGTGGGAAATACAAACGTATCCGTTATAAAGGAGTCGTTTGTGATCGCTGCGGTGTTGAAGTAACACGTGCAAAAGTCCGTCGTGAGAGAATGGGGCACATCGAGCTTGCTGCTCCTGTCTCTCACATCTGGTACTTTAAAGGCATTCCAAGTCGTATGGGACTTGTTCTCGACATGTCTCCGCGTGCACTAGAAGAAGTTATTTATTTTGCTTCTTATGTTGTCACTGAAGCTGGAGACACACCGCTTGAGAAGAAACAACTTCTTTCTGAAAAAGAATACCGTGCATACCGTGAAAAGTATGGCAAAACATTCTCTGCAGAAATGGGTGCGGAAGCAATCCGCAGACTACTTTTTGATATCGACCTTGATAAAGAAGTAGATATCCTTAAAGAAGAGCTTAAAACTGCACAAGGTCAACGCAGAACTCGTGCGATTAAACGTCTTGAAGTACTTGAGGCATTTCGTGGTTCAGGAAATAACCCGTCATGGATGATCTTAGATGTTCTTCCGGTTATTCCTCCAGAGCTTCGTCCTATGGTACAGCTTGACGGCGGACGATTTGCGACATCGGATTTAAACGATCTGTATCGTCGCGTAATTAACCGCAATAATCGTTTGAAACGTTTGTTAGATCTTGGTGCTCCTAGCATTATCGTGCAGAACGAGAAGCGTATGCTTCAAGAAGCTGTCGATGCCCTTATTGATAACGGCCGTCGTGGTCGTCCAGTAACAGGTCCTGGTAACCGTCCTTTAAAATCCCTTTCTCACATGCTGAAAGGGAAGCAAGGTCGTTTCCGTCAGAATCTACTAGGTAAGCGTGTTGACTATTCAGGTCGTTCCGTTATCGTTGTAGGTCCTCACTTGAAGATGTATCAATGTGGACTTCCAAAAGAAATGGCGCTTGAATTGTTCAAACCTTTCGTAATGAAGGAGCTTGTATCAAAAGGCCTTGCGCACAACATTAAGAGTGCGAAACGTAAAGTAGAAAAAGTTCACCCTGAAGTTTGGGACGTTTTGGAAAACGTAATTAAAGAACATCCAGTTCTTCTAAACCGTGCACCAACGCTTCACAGACTTGGAATTCAGGCGTTTGAACCAATTCTAGTTGAAGGGCGCGCAATTCGTCTTCACCCACTCGTATGTACAGCTTACAATGCTGACTTCGATGGTGACCAAATGGCCGTCCACGTACCGTTATCTGCTGAAGCGCAAGCTGAAGCACGTATCTTAATGCTTGCAGCACAGAACATTCTTAACCCGAAAGATGGTAAACCAGTTGTTACACCGTCACAGGATATGGTTCTAGGTAACTACTACCTTACTATGGAACGTGAAGGAGCAATCGGTGAGGGTTCTGTTTACAAAGATACAAATGAAGCATTAATTGCATACCAGAATGGATTTGCACATCTTCATTCTCGAGTAGCAATCCCTGCTGCATCATTAAATAAATCTGCCTTTACTGAAGAGCAGAACAAGCAATTGCTTGTGACAACGGTTGGTAAGTTGATTTTTAACGAAATTCTTCCGGAGTCATTCCCATATATTAATGAACCGACGACAAATAACCTTGAAATCGCCACACCGGAAAAATACTTCCTTCCTCACGGAGTGAATGTGAAAGAAGAAATTGCTCAGCGCGAATTGATTTCACCATTTAAGAAAGGTATTCTTGGTAAGATCATCGCCGAAGTGTTTAAGCGATTCAAAGTGACTGAAACGTCTCGTATGCTTGACCGCATGAAAGATCTTGGTTTCAAATTCTCAACTAAAGCTGGTATTACCGTTGGTGTAGCTGACGTAGTGGTACTTGCTGAGAAACAAGAAATTGTTCATGAGGCTGAAGAGAAAGTCGAAAAAGTTCTTAAGCAATTCCGTCGTGGTCTTATTACCGACGACGAACGTTATGATCGTGTTATTGCGATTTGGAGTAGTGCGAAAGATCGTATCCAGGAAAAACTAATGAATCGACTCGAAAAAGACAACCCAATCTTTATGATGAGTGATTCAGGTGCCCGTGGTAACGCATCTAACTTTACTCAGCTCGCAGGTATGCGTGGATTGATGGCAAACCCATCTGGACAGATCATTGAACTTCCAATCAAATCCAGCTTCCGCGAAGGTCTAACAGTACTTGAGTACTTTATTTCAACACACGGTGCACGTAAAGGTCTTGCCGATACGGCCCTTAAAACAGCTGACTCAGGTTACCTTACTCGTCGTCTTGTTGACGTGGCACAGGATGTTATTGTTCGTGAAGACGATTGTGGTACGGATCGCGGCCTTGAAGTTAGTGCGATTAAGAATGGAAATGAATTAATCGAAGGATTGTTTGACCGTCTTGTTGGCCGTGTTGCCTTTAAGAAAGTTAGACATCCTGAGACGAACGAAGTTCTTGTTGAGAAAAACAACCTAATTACAGAAGACATCGCTACTGAAATTGTAGAAGCTGGTATTGAGAACGTCTATATCCGCTCTGCCTTTACTTGTAGCACTAGTCACGGCGTTTGTAAGAAGTGTTATGGACGTAACCTTGCAACAGGTACTCGTGTAGAAGTTGGTGAAGCAGTTGGAATCATCGCTGCTCAATCAATCGGTGAACCAGGTACACAGTTGACAATGCGTACATTCCACACAGGTGGTGTTGCCGGAGACGATATTACTCAGGGTCTTCCTCGTATCCAGGAGCTATTTGAAGCACGTAACCCTAAAGGTCAGGCTGTTGTTTCTGAACTTGATGGTAAAGTGATTGATTTGGCTGAGGTGAAAGAGAAGAAAGAGATTGTCGTTCAAGGTGAAACTGAAACAAGAAACTACCCTGTACCATACGGCGCTCGTTTGAAAATAGTTGTAGGAGATGAAGTGAAGGCTGGTCAACCTCTAACTGAAGGTTCGATTGACCCTAAACAACTTCTAACTATTAGTGGTATTGACGGCGTTCAAGAATACCTACTTGCAGAAGTGCAAAAGGTTTACCGTATGCAGGGTGTTGAAATTGGCGATAAGCACGTTGAAGTTATGGTTCGTCAGATGATGCGTAAAATTCGTGTTATTGATGCGGGCGATACTGAAGTGTTGCCAGGATCCCTTATCGATATTCACCAGTTTAAAGGTGTTAACCGTAAAGTTCTTAAACAAGGCGGCTTACCTGCAACTGGACGTCCGGTTCTTCTTGGTATTACTAAAGCATCTCTTGAAACTGAATCATTCTTATCAGCAGCATCCTTCCAGGAAACAACTCGTGTCCTAACCGATGCAGCTATCAAAGGTAAGCGTGATGAGCTACTTGGTCTTAAGGAAAATGTTATTATCGGTAAACTTGTTCCGGCAGGTACTGGTATGCAACGTTACCGTAGAATCAACGTAGCAGGTGAAGCACAAGAGGCTGAAGAGCTTTTAGAACAAGAAGAAAGTGCGTTAGTTAGTCAAGAATAAACAGGGGAAGTGTTGACATCGGAAGTACAGGGTGATATTATATCCAAGGTGCTTCCGATAATCCTGTTACTTTGGAGGATATGTTCTTGTCTTATGAAAAAGTATCACAGGCAGATGAATTAATTATCGGAACGAAACAAACTCTAAAGGCCCTCCAGATTGGAGAAGCGAAGGAAGTTTTCATCGCTGACGACGCTGATCGCAGGGTAACTTCTAAAGTTGTTGCACTCGCCGAAGAGAAAAGCATACCAGTTTACCGAGTGGATTCTATGAAGAAGCTAGGTAAGGCATGTGGAATCGAAGTAGGCGCAGCAACAGTTACGATAAAAGCATAACCGTTTTTACCAGGCTAGGCTTGACCTGCCAGGTAAAAACTTTCCTTTTATCTATACATGAACCACCTGGATGTGTGGGCTTGCTATTAACAAAAGAAGGGAGGAAAACAAAATGCCAACTATTAACCAACTTGTTCGCAAGGGACGTGTTTCTAAAACAAAGAAATCCGATTCTCCAGCATTGAACAAAGGATATAATAGCTTCAAAAAGTCTCATACTGATCTTTCATCTCCACAAAAACGTGGTGTGTGTACTCGTGTAGGTACGATGACTCCTAAGAAGCCGAACTCCGCATTGCGTAAATACGCTCGTGTTCGTCTTACTAACGGAATTGAAGTAACTGCCTATATCCCAGGTATCGGTCACAACCTTCAGGAGCACAGTGTAGTGCTAATCCGCGGAGGACGTGTTAAAGATTTACCGGGTGTACGTTACCACATTGTTCGTGGTGCGCTTGACACTGCAGGGGTTAACGATCGTAGACAAGGTCGTTCTAAATACGGTACTAAGAGACCGAAGCCAGCTAAGAAATAATAGCTATTAATTAACTAAAACATGAAAGGGGGTTAACCCATGCCACGTAAAGGTCCAGTAGAACGTCGTGACGTATTACCAGATCCAATTTACAAATCCAAGCTAGTTACTCGCCTGATCAACCGCCTTATGGTAGACGGTCAGAAAGGTAAAGCTCAACAGGTGCTATACAAAGCATTTGATCTTATTCAGGAACGCACAAACACAGAGGCTATGGAAGTATTTGACCAAGCGATGAAGAACGTTATGCCAGTACTTGAAGTACGCGCTCGTCGTGTTGGTGGTGCAAACTACCAGGTTCCAGTTGAAGTACGTCCAGATCGTCGTACAACTCTAGGTCTTCGCTATCTTGTGAACTATTCCCGTCTTCGCGGTGAAAAGACAATGGTAGAAAGACTTGCTAACGAAATTATGGATGCTGCTAACAACACAGGTGCTTCTGTTAAGAAGCGTGAAGAACAGCACAAAATGGCTGAAGCTAACAAAGCATTTGCTCACTACCGTTGGTAATCAGCACACAACCCAAATCCCTTTATAAAAGGAAGGAGAAATACTAATGGCAAGAGAATTCTCCTTAAGAGATACACGTAATATCGGTATCATGGCTCACATCGATGCTGGTAAAACAACAACTACTGAGCGTATTCTTTTCTACTCAGGGCGTATCCACAAAATCGGTGAAACTCACGAGGGTGGATCACAGATGGACTGGATGGAGCAGGAGCAGGAGCGTGGAATCACGATCACTTCTGCTGCTACCACTGCCCAGTGGAAAGACCACCGTGTTAACATCATTGACACGCCTGGTCACGTAGACTTCACAGTAGAAGTTGAACGTTCATTGCGTGTATTGGATGGAGCAGTTGCAGTACTTGATGCACAATCTGGTGTTGAACCACAAACAGAAACTGTTTGGCGTCAGGCTACTAACTACGGCGTACCGCGTATCGTATTCATTAACAAAATGGATAAACTCGGAGCAGACTTCCTATACTCCACAGGTACACTAACTGAGCGTTTACAAGCTAATGCACACCCTATTCAGCTACCAATCGGTGCTGAAGATGACTTCGAAGGAATCATTGATCTCATCACAATGGAAGCTTTCTATTATCTTGATGATCTTGGTTCACGTACAGAATCACGCGAAATTCCTGCTGAATACAAGGAACAAGCTGAAGAGTATCGCACGAAGCTTATTGAGGCTGTAGCTGAGCTTGAAGAAGACCTTATGATGAAATATCTTGAAGGTGAAGAATTGACAGTTGAAGAAATCAAAGCTGCAATCCGTAAAGGAACTTGTAACGTTGAATTCTATCCTGTACTTTGTGGTTCTGCATTTAAGAACAAAGGCGTTCAGCTTGTTCTTGATGCTGTACTTGACTACCTGCCTTCACCACTTGATGTTCCAGCAATTAAAGGTCATCTAAAAGATTCTGAAGAAGAAGTAATTCGCACAGCTGACGATAATGGTCCTTTCTCTGCACTTGCATTTAAAGTAATGACTGACCCTTACGTTGGTAAGCTTACATTCTTCCGTGTTTACTCAGGAACGCTTTCTTCCGGTTCTTATGTTAAGAACTCGACTAAAGATAAGCGCGAACGTGTAGGCCGTATTCTTCAGATGCACGCTAACTCTCGTGAAGAAATCTCAACTGTTTACGCAGGAGATATCGCAGCGGCAGTTGGTCTGAAAGATACTTCTACTGGTGACACTCTATGTGATGAAAAGGATACTGTTATCCTTGAGTCTATGGACTTCCCAGATCCAGTTATCTCAGTAGCAATCGAGCCTAAGACTAAGAGTGACCAGGATAAAATGGCTGTAGCTCTAGCTAAGCTTGCTGAAGAGGATCCAACTTTCAAAACTGAAACAAACGAAGAAACTGGCCAAACGATCATTTCTGGAATGGGTGAACTTCACCTTGATATCATCGTTGACCGTTTACGTCGTGAGTTTAAAGTAGAAGCAACTGTTGGTGCACCTCAGGTTGCTTACCGCGAATCAATCCGTAAAGCCGGTAAGGTTGAAGGTAAATTCGTACGTCAGTCCGGTGGTCGTGGACAATTCGGACACGTATGGGTTGAATTTGAACCTAACGAAGAAGGCGCTGGATTTGAATTTGAAAACAAAATTGTCGGTGGTGTTGTTCCACGTGAATATATCCCTGCAGTTGAAGCAGGACTTCGCGATTCAATGGCCAACGGTCTGCTTGCAGGCTACCCACTAATCGACGTGAAAGCTCGTCTTGTTGATGGATCTTACCATGACGTTGACTCAAACGAAATGGCATTTAAGATCGCGGCATCTATGGCTTTGAAAAAAGCTAAGACTGTTTGTGACCCTGCTCTTCTTGAGCCTATGATGAAAGTTGAAGTTGTAGTGCCAGAAGAATACTTGGGAGACATCATGGGCGATGTAACTAGCCGTCGTGGACGTGTTGAAGGTATGACTGCTCGCGGAAACGCTCAGGTTATTAACGCGTTCGTACCACTTTCAGAAATGTTTGGTTATGCAACTACGCTTCGCTCACGTACACAAGGTCGTGGTACTTATACAATGACTTTCGATCACTACGAGCAAGTACCTAAATCAATTTCTGAAGAAATCATTAAAAAAGCTACAGGCGAATAATTGTAGCAAACCAACTTTTGTTGTAATCTAAGATAGGCGAGATTGATTCACTCATACGCCTATCTTGGCATAGATAATTTCTTGGTAATCAAAGGAGGAAACACTAATGTCTAAAGAAAAATTCGACCGCTCCAAGCCCCACGTTAACGTTGGTACAGTTGGACACGTTGACCATGGTA
The Pseudalkalibacillus hwajinpoensis genome window above contains:
- the rpoB gene encoding DNA-directed RNA polymerase subunit beta, with the translated sequence MTGQLVQYGRHRQRRSYARIKEVLDLPNLIEIQTASYQWFLDEGLREMFQDISPIEDFTGNLVLEFIDYSLGEPKYPVEETKERDVTYSAPLRVKVRLINKETGEVKEQEVFMGDFPLMTETGTFIINGAERVIVSQLVRSPSVYYSEKIDKNGKKGYTATVIPNRGAWLEFETDAKDIVYVRIDRTRKLPITVLLRALGFGSDQEIIDLLGEDEYLRNTLEKDNTDGTEKALLEIYERLRPGEPPTVDNAKSLLDSRFFDPKRYDLANVGRYKINKKLHIKNRLFNQRLAETLVDPETGEVIAEEGAILDRRLLDRILPALETNVGFKDVEPHGGVIEDESIGLQSIKVYAPDDPEGERVINVIGNGGVETGVKNITPGDIISSINYFFNLLHQVGNTDDIDHLGNRRLRSVGELLQNQFRIGLSRMERVVRERMSIQDTNVITPQALINIRPVIASIKEFFGSSQLSQFMDQTNPLAELTHKRRLSALGPGGLTRERAGFEVRDVHYSHYGRMCPIETPEGPNIGLINSLSSYARVNKFGFIETPYRRVDPETGKVTEFIDYLTADEQDNYVVAQANAKLHDDGSFQDEDIVARFRSENIIIAREKIDYMDVSPKQVVSAATACIPFLENDDSNRALMGANMQRQAVPLMVPEAPIVGTGMEHVNGKDSGAAVICKHDGLVEFASAAEIHVRRISVIDGQEVKGDLDRYKLLKFIRSNQGTCYNQKPIVVEGDRVVKGEILGDGPSMEKGEMALGRNVLVGFMTWEGYNYEDAIIMSERLVKDDVYTSIHIEEYESEARDTKLGPEEITRDIPNVGEDALRNLDERGIIRMGAEVKDGDILVGKVTPKGVTELTAEERLLHAIFGEKAREVRDTSLRVPHGGDGIVLDVKIFNREDGDELPPGVNQLVRVYIVQKRKIHEGDKMAGRHGNKGVISRILPEEDMPYLPDGTPIDIMLNPLGVPSRMNIGQVLELHIGMAARALGIHVATPVFDGAREEDVWETLEEAGMPRDGKTVLYDGRTGEPFDNRISVGVMYMIKLAHMVDDKLHARSTGPYSLVTQQPLGGKAQFGGQRFGEMEVWALEAYGAAYTLQEILTVKSDDVVGRVKTYEAIVKGENVPEPGIPESFKVLIKELQSLGMDVKMLASDEQEIEMKELDDEEDQSSEKLNLNVGSNQASE
- the rpoC gene encoding DNA-directed RNA polymerase subunit beta', producing MIDVNKFEYMKIGLASPAKIRSWSRGEVKKPETINYRTLKPEKDGLFCERIFGPTKDWECHCGKYKRIRYKGVVCDRCGVEVTRAKVRRERMGHIELAAPVSHIWYFKGIPSRMGLVLDMSPRALEEVIYFASYVVTEAGDTPLEKKQLLSEKEYRAYREKYGKTFSAEMGAEAIRRLLFDIDLDKEVDILKEELKTAQGQRRTRAIKRLEVLEAFRGSGNNPSWMILDVLPVIPPELRPMVQLDGGRFATSDLNDLYRRVINRNNRLKRLLDLGAPSIIVQNEKRMLQEAVDALIDNGRRGRPVTGPGNRPLKSLSHMLKGKQGRFRQNLLGKRVDYSGRSVIVVGPHLKMYQCGLPKEMALELFKPFVMKELVSKGLAHNIKSAKRKVEKVHPEVWDVLENVIKEHPVLLNRAPTLHRLGIQAFEPILVEGRAIRLHPLVCTAYNADFDGDQMAVHVPLSAEAQAEARILMLAAQNILNPKDGKPVVTPSQDMVLGNYYLTMEREGAIGEGSVYKDTNEALIAYQNGFAHLHSRVAIPAASLNKSAFTEEQNKQLLVTTVGKLIFNEILPESFPYINEPTTNNLEIATPEKYFLPHGVNVKEEIAQRELISPFKKGILGKIIAEVFKRFKVTETSRMLDRMKDLGFKFSTKAGITVGVADVVVLAEKQEIVHEAEEKVEKVLKQFRRGLITDDERYDRVIAIWSSAKDRIQEKLMNRLEKDNPIFMMSDSGARGNASNFTQLAGMRGLMANPSGQIIELPIKSSFREGLTVLEYFISTHGARKGLADTALKTADSGYLTRRLVDVAQDVIVREDDCGTDRGLEVSAIKNGNELIEGLFDRLVGRVAFKKVRHPETNEVLVEKNNLITEDIATEIVEAGIENVYIRSAFTCSTSHGVCKKCYGRNLATGTRVEVGEAVGIIAAQSIGEPGTQLTMRTFHTGGVAGDDITQGLPRIQELFEARNPKGQAVVSELDGKVIDLAEVKEKKEIVVQGETETRNYPVPYGARLKIVVGDEVKAGQPLTEGSIDPKQLLTISGIDGVQEYLLAEVQKVYRMQGVEIGDKHVEVMVRQMMRKIRVIDAGDTEVLPGSLIDIHQFKGVNRKVLKQGGLPATGRPVLLGITKASLETESFLSAASFQETTRVLTDAAIKGKRDELLGLKENVIIGKLVPAGTGMQRYRRINVAGEAQEAEELLEQEESALVSQE
- a CDS encoding 50S ribosomal protein L7ae-like protein is translated as MSYEKVSQADELIIGTKQTLKALQIGEAKEVFIADDADRRVTSKVVALAEEKSIPVYRVDSMKKLGKACGIEVGAATVTIKA
- the rpsL gene encoding 30S ribosomal protein S12 — encoded protein: MPTINQLVRKGRVSKTKKSDSPALNKGYNSFKKSHTDLSSPQKRGVCTRVGTMTPKKPNSALRKYARVRLTNGIEVTAYIPGIGHNLQEHSVVLIRGGRVKDLPGVRYHIVRGALDTAGVNDRRQGRSKYGTKRPKPAKK
- the rpsG gene encoding 30S ribosomal protein S7, yielding MPRKGPVERRDVLPDPIYKSKLVTRLINRLMVDGQKGKAQQVLYKAFDLIQERTNTEAMEVFDQAMKNVMPVLEVRARRVGGANYQVPVEVRPDRRTTLGLRYLVNYSRLRGEKTMVERLANEIMDAANNTGASVKKREEQHKMAEANKAFAHYRW
- the fusA gene encoding elongation factor G, encoding MAREFSLRDTRNIGIMAHIDAGKTTTTERILFYSGRIHKIGETHEGGSQMDWMEQEQERGITITSAATTAQWKDHRVNIIDTPGHVDFTVEVERSLRVLDGAVAVLDAQSGVEPQTETVWRQATNYGVPRIVFINKMDKLGADFLYSTGTLTERLQANAHPIQLPIGAEDDFEGIIDLITMEAFYYLDDLGSRTESREIPAEYKEQAEEYRTKLIEAVAELEEDLMMKYLEGEELTVEEIKAAIRKGTCNVEFYPVLCGSAFKNKGVQLVLDAVLDYLPSPLDVPAIKGHLKDSEEEVIRTADDNGPFSALAFKVMTDPYVGKLTFFRVYSGTLSSGSYVKNSTKDKRERVGRILQMHANSREEISTVYAGDIAAAVGLKDTSTGDTLCDEKDTVILESMDFPDPVISVAIEPKTKSDQDKMAVALAKLAEEDPTFKTETNEETGQTIISGMGELHLDIIVDRLRREFKVEATVGAPQVAYRESIRKAGKVEGKFVRQSGGRGQFGHVWVEFEPNEEGAGFEFENKIVGGVVPREYIPAVEAGLRDSMANGLLAGYPLIDVKARLVDGSYHDVDSNEMAFKIAASMALKKAKTVCDPALLEPMMKVEVVVPEEYLGDIMGDVTSRRGRVEGMTARGNAQVINAFVPLSEMFGYATTLRSRTQGRGTYTMTFDHYEQVPKSISEEIIKKATGE